In Mongoliitalea daihaiensis, one DNA window encodes the following:
- a CDS encoding Smr/MutS family protein, translating to MNIGDRVRLLHGNEEGVITKISGSKVEIEIEDGFRIPAMKNEVVVVSPSERMIFGEKESEIPVIGSEKQSSISSKDIGVFLSYIPLNDQAHAVYLSNNSSKSYMVIVSEVFGTNSQTIIADSLLPSKSQKISEKNIRDFEEWPHLMIQLVQINKKIDKTEPIVSKTYKFKASAFFKSKGIAPILNKTGYVFNITASAKPLDITALNQELQSIQPKVVPSFPKPPKEVDLHIEKLTKDHSLMSNSEMLKLQMEVFEKNLNYAIAAAMDEISFIHGIGNGILRKEIHRYLSQLPNIKYFKDTQKSPFGFGATLVRIS from the coding sequence ATGAACATAGGTGATAGAGTACGTTTACTCCACGGCAATGAAGAAGGAGTGATTACTAAAATCTCAGGATCAAAAGTAGAGATTGAAATAGAGGACGGTTTCAGAATCCCTGCTATGAAAAATGAGGTAGTGGTAGTCTCACCGTCCGAAAGGATGATTTTCGGAGAAAAAGAATCAGAAATTCCAGTAATTGGGTCAGAAAAACAAAGCAGTATCAGCAGTAAGGATATCGGAGTTTTTCTAAGCTATATCCCCTTGAACGATCAAGCACATGCCGTCTACCTTTCAAACAACAGTTCTAAAAGTTACATGGTAATCGTGTCGGAGGTTTTTGGAACTAACTCCCAGACCATTATTGCAGACAGCTTGCTCCCATCAAAGTCCCAAAAAATATCAGAGAAAAACATCCGTGACTTTGAGGAATGGCCACACCTAATGATCCAACTGGTGCAAATCAATAAAAAAATTGATAAAACAGAGCCTATCGTATCCAAAACGTATAAGTTTAAAGCAAGTGCATTCTTTAAAAGTAAAGGAATTGCACCGATATTGAATAAAACAGGCTATGTATTTAACATAACAGCAAGTGCAAAACCGTTGGATATTACTGCTCTCAATCAAGAACTTCAAAGCATACAACCGAAAGTAGTCCCATCTTTTCCAAAACCACCAAAAGAAGTAGATTTACACATTGAAAAATTGACTAAAGATCATAGTTTGATGAGTAACTCAGAGATGTTGAAACTTCAAATGGAGGTTTTTGAAAAAAACCTGAATTACGCTATTGCAGCTGCTATGGATGAGATTTCATTTATCCATGGTATCGGAAACGGAATCCTTCGAAAAGAAATTCACCGATATTTGAGTCAATTGCCAAATATTAAGTATTTTAAGGACACGCAAAAAAGCCCATTTGGCTTTGGTGCAACCTTAGTAAGAATCTCATAA
- a CDS encoding cryptochrome/photolyase family protein: MEKVSIFWFRRDLRLDDNRGLYHAYTQEKNVLPLFIFDREILDDLDDREDARVSFIHHQITRLSNELAAFGSSMVVKYGKPIEVYEELLNTYDIVNVYTNRDYEPYAVSRDLEIQKLLSSKNIQFLDFKDQVIFERDEIVNGSGGFYKVFTPYSKVWLEKFNKSTIQLVSLNSTKNTFFQTNALPVPSLEDMGFKPSSIQIPPLEINTALIQKYDQVRNFPAIKGTSRLGIHIRFGTISVRKLALEVQKLNATYLNELIWREFYMMILYHNPQVVDKAFKPQYDEIPWRNDEDNFQKWCDGKTGYPIVDAGMRELNATGFMHNRVRMIVASFLTKHLLIDWRWGEAYFAKKLLDFELSSNNGGWQWAAGTGTDAQPYFRVFNPESQTEKFDKELKYIKKWVPEYGTPAYPKPIVDHKFARERAISTYKEALNT, translated from the coding sequence ATGGAAAAAGTAAGTATATTTTGGTTTAGAAGAGACCTTAGATTGGATGACAATCGAGGACTTTATCATGCCTACACGCAGGAGAAAAATGTCCTGCCATTATTTATTTTTGATAGAGAAATCTTGGATGATTTAGATGATCGAGAGGACGCAAGGGTGAGTTTCATACATCACCAAATCACACGCCTATCCAACGAATTAGCTGCTTTTGGGAGCTCTATGGTAGTGAAATACGGGAAGCCGATAGAGGTTTATGAGGAGCTACTGAACACCTATGACATTGTCAATGTGTACACCAATCGGGACTATGAGCCTTATGCGGTATCGAGAGATTTAGAAATCCAAAAACTTTTGAGCAGCAAAAATATACAGTTTCTAGATTTCAAAGATCAAGTGATATTTGAAAGAGATGAAATCGTCAATGGAAGTGGTGGCTTTTACAAAGTATTTACCCCATATAGCAAGGTTTGGTTAGAGAAATTCAATAAATCCACCATTCAATTGGTCTCCTTAAACTCAACAAAAAACACCTTTTTCCAGACCAATGCTTTGCCAGTTCCAAGTTTGGAGGATATGGGTTTCAAGCCAAGCTCGATTCAAATTCCACCACTGGAAATCAATACCGCTTTAATTCAAAAGTACGATCAGGTAAGAAATTTTCCTGCTATCAAAGGAACCTCACGACTGGGGATCCACATACGGTTCGGCACCATTTCTGTTAGAAAATTAGCTTTGGAAGTTCAAAAGCTCAATGCTACCTATCTGAATGAGTTGATCTGGAGAGAATTTTACATGATGATTTTATATCATAATCCTCAAGTGGTGGACAAAGCATTCAAACCTCAATACGATGAAATACCTTGGAGAAATGATGAAGACAATTTTCAAAAGTGGTGTGATGGCAAAACTGGATACCCTATCGTTGATGCAGGAATGCGGGAATTAAATGCTACTGGCTTTATGCATAACCGTGTTCGGATGATCGTAGCGAGTTTTCTTACCAAACATTTATTGATTGATTGGAGATGGGGAGAAGCATACTTTGCAAAAAAACTCTTAGATTTCGAACTCTCCTCCAATAATGGGGGCTGGCAGTGGGCAGCTGGAACAGGTACAGATGCACAACCCTACTTCCGAGTATTCAATCCAGAATCCCAAACGGAGAAGTTTGATAAAGAATTGAAATATATCAAAAAGTGGGTGCCTGAATACGGAACCCCAGCATACCCGAAGCCCATAGTAGACCATAAGTTTGCAAGGGAAAGAGCAATCAGTACATACAAGGAAGCGTTGAATACATGA